The Falco peregrinus isolate bFalPer1 chromosome 1, bFalPer1.pri, whole genome shotgun sequence genome has a window encoding:
- the KLHL28 gene encoding kelch-like protein 28 has translation MDQSSPTYMLANLTHLHSEQLLQGLNLLRQHHELCDIILRVGDVKIHAHKVVLASISPYFKAMFTGNLSEKENSEVEFQCIDETALQAIVEYAYTGTVFISQDTVESLLPAANLLQIKLVVKECCAFLESQLDPGNCIGISRFAETYGCHDLYLAANKYICQNFEDVCQTEEFFELTHSELDEIVSNDCLNVVTEETVFYALESWIKCDVQERQKYLAQLLHCVRLPLLSVKFLTRLYEANHLIRDDHTCKHLLNEALKYHFMPEHRLSHQTMLMTRPRCAPKVLCAVGGKAGLFACLESVEMYFPQNDSWIGLAPLSIPRYEFGICVLDQKIYVVGGIATHVCQGISYRKHENSVECWDPDTNTWTSLERMFESRSTLGVVVLAGELYALGGYDGQSYLRTVEKYIPKVKEWQLVAPMNKTRSCFAAAVLDGMIYAIGGYGPAHMNSMERYDPSKNSWETVASMADKRINFGVGVMLGFIFVVGGHNGVSHLSSIERYDPHQNQWTVCRPMKEPRTGVGAAVIDNYLYVVGGHSGSSYLNTVQKYDPISDTWLDSAGMMYCRCNFGLTAL, from the exons ATGGACCAGTCGTCTCCAACCTACATGCTTGCCAACTTAACCCACTTGCATTCTGAACAGCTTCTGCAAGGCTTGAACCTCCTTCGCCAACATCACGAGCTCTGTGACATTATCCTTAGAGTTGGTGATGTCAAGATCCATGCCCACAAAGTGGTGCTTGCCAGCATCAGTCCGTACTTCAAAGCCATGTTCACTGGGAATctttctgagaaggaaaactcGGAGGTGGAGTTCCAGTGCATTGATGAGACGGCCCTGCAGGCCATCGTGGAGTATGCCTACACGGGAACTGTGTTTATCTCACAAGACACTGTGGAGTCGCTTCTTCCAGCTGCAAATCTTCTTCAGATCAAACTGGTAGTGAAGGAGTGCTGTGCGTTTCTTGAAAGCCAGCTTGATCCTGGAAATTGCATCGGGATTTCCCGTTTTGCAGAGACCTATGGCTGCCACGACCTCTACTTGGCTGCTAACAAGTACATTTGTCAAAACTTTGAAGATGTTTGTCAGACGGAAGAATTTTTTGAGCTTACACATTCTGAATTGGATGAAATTGTTTCCAATGACTGCTTGAATGTTGTgacagaagaaacagttttttaTGCACTAGAGTCATGGATCAAATGTGATGTGCAGGAGCGACAGAAGTACTTAGCACAGCTGCTACATTGCGTTCGGTTGCCGCTGCTGAGTGTTAAGTTTCTTACGAGGTTATATGAAGCAAACCATCTCATTCGTGATGACCATACTTGTAAACATCTGCTAAATGAGGCCCTAAAATACCACTTTATGCCTGAACACAGACTTTCCCACCAGACCATGCTGATGACACGACCTCGCTGTGCCCCGAAAGTTCTTTGTGCTGTAGGAGGAAAAGCTGGACTGTTTGCATGTTTGGAAAG tgttgaaatgtattttccccAGAATGACTCCTGGATAGGCCTGGCACCTCTTAGCATTCCCCGCTATGAATTTGGAATATGTGTCCTAGACCAGAAAATATATGTGGTAGGAGGGATTGCAACCCACGTGTGTCAAGGCATCAGTTACCGAAAGCATGAGAATTCAGTGGAGTGCTGGGACCCTGATACAAACACTTGGACATCTCTTGAAAGGATGTTTGAGAGCCGGAGTACTCTGGGAGTGGTGGTTCTGGCGGGAGAACTCTACGCCTTAGGTGGCTACGATGGGCAATCTTATTTACGAACTGTAGAGAAATACATTCCTAAAGTGAAGGAGTGGCAGCTAGTGGCCCCGATGAACAAAACAAGAAGTTGTTTTGCTGCAGCTGTCTTGGATGGAATGATATATGCCATTGGTGGTTATGGTCCTGCCCATATGAACAG CATGGAGCGTTATGATCCAAGTAAAAACTCATGGGAGACAGTAGCTTCGATGGCTGATAAACGAATAAACTTTGGCGTCGGTGTCATGCTGGGCTTCATTTTTGTAGTAGGTGGACACAATGGTGTGTCTCACCTATCAAGCATTGAGAGGTATGATCCTCATCAAAATCAGTGGACTGTGTGTCGACCCATGAAGGAACCCAGAACAG gAGTTGGTGCAGCTGTAATTGATAACTACCTTTATGTAGTTGGAGGTCATTCAGGGTCATCCTATCTGAACACTGTACAGAAATACGATCCCATCTCGGATACCTGGCTGGACTCTGCTGGGATGATGTACTGTCGATGCAATTTTGGTTTGACTGCACTTTGA